GCGCAGACAGGTGAGGTAGGGCCCGATGCGTTCGGCGGTGTCGAAGAACTCGTCCTCGGTGCGTCCGGCCAGCAGCCGCTCCCGGATCCGCTCGTAGCGCACGGTCTTGGCCGCGGCCAGCTCCATCCGCTCGGCGATGGCGGCCCGTACGGCCCCGATGTCGCCGACGTCCACGCACTGCACCTTGACCAGCAGCTCGTCCCTGATCGCGGTGGGCCTGGCGGGAGGTTCGGCGGTGTAGGCGTGCACGGCGGCGAGTCCGGCCTCGGTGAGCGAGAAGAGGCGCTTGTTGGGGCGGCGCTCCTGCAGCACGACGCGAGCGGCGACGAGCCCTTCGCCTTCCATGCGCTCCAGCTCGCGGTAGATCTGCTGCGGGGTCGCCATCCAGAAGTTGGCGACCGAGGCCTCGAACCCCTTGGCGAGGTCGTATCCGGACGCCTCGCCCTCCAGAAGCGCCGCCATCACCGCGTTGCGAAGAGCCATGAAGCAAACGTAACACCCTGTTGATTAGTCAACGGGGCGACCACATGAGGGTCGGACGGCGAACTACGAACTGCGAACTGCGGGCTACGGACTACGGGCCGAGCAGCGGCAGCACGGGAAAGGGGTGGTCCTGCCAGAGCAGACGGGAGGTCGCTTCCGGGTAGGCGGTGACGGTCGGCCGGGTGTCGAAGAGCTGCGCGAGGCGTCGGCCGGTGTCGTACGCGGGCCAGCCGGGGTCGCCGTGGGCGGCGAACGCCGTCCACGCGGCGCGCATCCGGGCGGACAGCGCCTCCGCCTCCGGGGAGGGATCTCCGCCGATCAGCACGGCGGGCTGACCGGCGCTCAGGTTGCCGAAGACGAGCGGCACGTCGAGGCCGTGGCAGGCGCCGAACACGCCTCCCATGCCGGGGGCGGGCCAGGTCAGCTCGTAGAGGTGGGCCCGGCCGCCGCCGGCGATCTGCGCCTCGGCCAGGTGCAGGCTCGGCATGCGGAACGCCCAGTCCGAGTGGACCAGTTCGTACAGCTCGTCCGGGCCCGCGTCCGGGAAGCCGGCACGGTAACGGCGTGCACCGTCCGGGCCGGGGGCGAAGACCTCCAGGGCGGTCGCCGCGAGTTCCTCCGTCACCTGCCCGAGCAGGCCCTCGATCACGGTGAAGAGTCGCTGTTCCTCGCGGGTGTGGCCGACGACGAGCTCGATGTCCCGGCCCGCACCGTCGGCCAGGGCCTGCCAGGGGGTGACCGGGAGAAGATCACCGTCGACGACGGGCGAGAACGGGATCGACCGGTGCGCGGGCCGGCCCCAACGCTCCGCCCACTGGGCCGTCTTGGCGGCGACCGCGTCACCGGCGGCGGACAGTCGGGCCGGGGCCACGGTGGACAGGTCGGCCGCCGTGGGCCGCAGTCCCAGCTCGGCGGCGCAGGCGGCGGCGATGTCGGCGGCGAGCGCCGGGGAGAAGAACGTACCCTGCACGCTCTGCGCGATCGCCCGCCGGAACAGCCCGGCCGCGCGCGGTATCGCCAGCAGCGCGGCGACCGAGCCGCCGCCCGCCGACTCCCCGAAGACGGTGACGCGGTCCGGGTCGCCGCCGAAGGCCCGGATGTTGTCGCGCACCCACTCCAGAGCCGCGACCTGGTCGAGCAGGCCCCGGTTGGCGGGCGCGCCCTCGATCTGCGCGAAGCCCTCTATGCCGACGCGGTAGTTGAACGTCACCACGACGACCCCGCCGTCCCGCGCGAGACGGGCGCCGTCGTATTCGGGGAGGCTGGACATGCCGATCGAGTAGGCCCCGCCGTGGATCCACACCATGACCGGAAGCCCTGAGTCCGGGCCCGAGACCGGGTCCGGGCCCGAGACCGGGTCCGGGTCCGAGACCGGGTCCGGGTCCGAGACCGGGTCCGGGTCCGGGTCCGAGACCGGTGCTGAGTCCGCGTGCCGGTTCGGGCGCGGGTGCGGGTGTCGCTGCGGCTCGGGCGACCAGACGTTGACCGTCAGCCAGTCGTCGCCCGCCGCGTCCCGCGCCAGCGCGTCCATGCCGAAGGCGCCGGCCTGCGGGGGCGGCGGACCGTACGACACGGCCTCCCGCACCCCGTCCCAGCGGCGCGCCGGCCGTGGTGCGGCGAAGCGCAGCGCGCCGACGGGCGGTTCGGCGAAGGGGATGCCGCGGAAGACGGCCAGACCCGCCTCCCTGCTGCCGCGCAGTGCCCCGGCGGCCACCCGGACCTCGGGCCGCGACCCGGACCACTCGGACGACTCGGACGACCCACCCGCGGCAACGGTCATCACAACTCCCTCTCCCGGTACCTGCGCCCCTGCGGCCCTTCCGGTCCCTCCGGCCCCTCTCCGGGGCGGAGCGCGATCGACGGCGACCGCGGCAGAACGGACACTCCGGATCATCCAGCCGAACCAGCCCGCTCGCCAGCGATTTACGCAGGGCCCCAGACGGCCGTCAGCCCAGCGCTGCGAGCACCTCTCGGGCGCGTGCCCGCAGTCGTTCGTCGTTGCGGACGATCTCGCCCTCCAGGCCCGACCGGATCACGCGCAGGTCCCGTTCCGCCAGCTCGGCGAGTCTGCGGGCGTGGTCGGCGGTCAGGGCGCCGCCGCCCAGGGCGAGGAGCGCGTCGCACGCGCCCTGCGCGTCCGCCTCCTGTTCGGCCGAGGTGAGCACGACGCCGGCCAGCGCCGGACGGTCCAGGGTGTCCGGGTCGGCGACGGCCACGAGGGCGAGCACGGCGGTCGGCGCCTGTTCGGGGTCGGCGAGCAACGCCTCCAGCCGGGGCACGAGCGGACGTCCGGCCGGCCCGAGGAGGGCGGCCGCCCGCGCGGCCCGTATCGCGCTCCACCGGAACCACACGCTGCCGGCCGCCCGGACGAAGACCGAGTCCAGCACCGGGACCACGGTCTCGGCGTCCCCGGTGATCCGCCAGAGGGCCTCGGCCACCGCCACGTCGGCGTCGAGCACGGGCGAGACGCACTGATCCTCCGCGGTGCTGAGCGCGGCACGCAGCGACTCGGCCAACAGCTGCGCCCGCGCGCCCAGTTCACCCGCGGCGACG
This window of the Streptomyces sp. NBC_01275 genome carries:
- a CDS encoding PadR family transcriptional regulator, producing the protein MALRNAVMAALLEGEASGYDLAKGFEASVANFWMATPQQIYRELERMEGEGLVAARVVLQERRPNKRLFSLTEAGLAAVHAYTAEPPARPTAIRDELLVKVQCVDVGDIGAVRAAIAERMELAAAKTVRYERIRERLLAGRTEDEFFDTAERIGPYLTCLRGLALERDNLTWGEMALERLGRRAGTRDSPADD
- a CDS encoding carboxylesterase/lipase family protein encodes the protein MTVAAGGSSESSEWSGSRPEVRVAAGALRGSREAGLAVFRGIPFAEPPVGALRFAAPRPARRWDGVREAVSYGPPPPQAGAFGMDALARDAAGDDWLTVNVWSPEPQRHPHPRPNRHADSAPVSDPDPDPVSDPDPVSDPDPVSGPDPVSGPDSGLPVMVWIHGGAYSIGMSSLPEYDGARLARDGGVVVVTFNYRVGIEGFAQIEGAPANRGLLDQVAALEWVRDNIRAFGGDPDRVTVFGESAGGGSVAALLAIPRAAGLFRRAIAQSVQGTFFSPALAADIAAACAAELGLRPTAADLSTVAPARLSAAGDAVAAKTAQWAERWGRPAHRSIPFSPVVDGDLLPVTPWQALADGAGRDIELVVGHTREEQRLFTVIEGLLGQVTEELAATALEVFAPGPDGARRYRAGFPDAGPDELYELVHSDWAFRMPSLHLAEAQIAGGGRAHLYELTWPAPGMGGVFGACHGLDVPLVFGNLSAGQPAVLIGGDPSPEAEALSARMRAAWTAFAAHGDPGWPAYDTGRRLAQLFDTRPTVTAYPEATSRLLWQDHPFPVLPLLGP